In the Ornithodoros turicata isolate Travis chromosome 5, ASM3712646v1, whole genome shotgun sequence genome, GTAAAGCAGCTGGCACCTCCGCTGCCGTGCGCGAAGGCGCTCTACGCTTACGAGGCAAAGGACCCCGGGTAATTATTAGTCCGCTCGCGCAAACGATCGTCCAAACGATTTTCTAAAGCTTTTTCCCGTCCGAAAATTCGTTTTGCGCAGGGACTTGACGTTCCGCAAGGGGGAAGTGATCGTGCTGAGGAAGCGAATCGACCAGAATTGGTTCCACGGCGAGCTAGGAGGGAAGCAGGGCTTTGTGCCCGCGAGCTACGTTCAGGTTGTAGTGCCCTTGCCCTCCCACGTTCCTCAGTGCAAGGCTCTGTACGATTTCCGTCTGGGAGGAGGAAACCCTGGTGGCGGTGGCGACAACGACGAGAAGGACTGCCTCGCCTTTCTCAAGGTGCTCGGAACGTTCTTCTTTCGTGCTGTCTGCTTCATTTTTACATTCTTTTACAAAGACGAGAGATACCGTAGTTCCACCGCATTTACGTTTGTTGAAGTTTTTCATTTGGAAGTGACCGATAGATCTTTGATTGTTCGTGAAAAATGAACACTGTAAATCTCTGCAACTAACATCTATTAGCGAATTTTGCAAATTGAGATATTTGCGGGTTTAATGAACGCACAGAACTTTCAGTCCCGAATTGACGCTTTGAAAACCGTGCCGCAATTACAAACTTCGTTTTCAGATTCGGTGCTACAGGTTGCTGGTAAGCATTTGAGCTAATTTGCAGTACGGGCGTACGCAATGCTGATTTTATTAAATGCAGTACGGGCGATCTCGTGCTTATCATGAAGTGTGCAAGCCATCGAatccgaataatttcttcagacGACGAATCGAATTCAaataatttcgaatacctcatggtgaaatattttgtggtgttgtgctcattagattatgttctgctccaaacttgGGGGCCTTTTCACCGAGCGTAACATATCttgagagaagggtccctctatgttgtgtatggtagactgtattagtgggatgaactgcatggAGAGTTAGCCAACATGTTccatggcctttgttgcctttgtgctattaaacacataatcaatcaatcaatgttcCATggagcctgctttgtgtgcatctcctcatttctattTTTACATagtgaatttcctgtacttttttttagaaactgcacatatttctgTTACCGAATATATCTCTGAAAGTCGGGAGTACATTTACCGGAACCTGCAGTGCCCAGAGCACAGTGTTGACCGTGAGcagtgtaaagcgggcttcacctaacactctagtctaatgaggtgaagccgacttgcagagtagaggtGTACACCAAAACAACAATGGCACtgacgtgaagtgggcttcacctaactcttggatgtaataaggcgaagcccacttgcagaatggcgataCCTCGCTTCGGCACTgtaaatattcgaaaattttgaATACTGAAAATACGTTTCGAATAGCGTTAGATATTCGTTTCATACTcaaaattttgaatattcgcgCAGCTCTAGAAATTATAGGTGGTTTTACAGTGTCTCAGTTCTGTTAGCCTTTTAATAAAGAAAGGGGATGCCATGATGCCCCCCTTTCCTAAGTCCCCcacatttttgtttgtttgaaattATTCATTTGGAAGTGACTGTCAAGTCTTTGCTTGTTCATGAGTTGTGGTTGGAAAAATTTAAATACGGTAGACGACATGATAAGACGAGGTTCTTGCAGGGCGATGTCATTACGGTGATAAGGAGGGTGGACGAAAACTGGGCGGAGGGAAAACTCAACGACAGGATCGGCATCTTTCCCATCTCATTCGTGGAGGTCAGTTCGTTTTGGTGGCAACGTTTATATGTACGTAATACTGACCCGATTAATTGATGCGTTGGCATCATCAAACCCGCATTTTGCAGGACTTTGTTACCAGCAGTAAGTTGTACAGACAGAATGCTAAGCCTGTTAACAAAAACAAGATCAAGACTTAGCATATTTGTTTTCTTCGTGTTTTTTGTGGTACTCCAATGCGGAGTTGTTAAATGCCAcctttttcgctttcttttcaGATGAATGCTGCTGGAAAGGCACTTATGAAACTTTCAACAAAGTACGTGGTTATTGCTAAAAATATGTGCCGTTCTATCCATACCGTTGTGTGTACGAATGCACGTGGCTTTGCTTCCACACAAGTAAAAAGTCTGGGAAGGGTTACATTAAATGTTGCGGTTTTCTCTAGAGCAGGTGGCTAGCATTTCCAGCAAAACTTAAAGCGCTTTCAGGTTGTGCGCATTGGAAACATTGGCTTCCTAATGCTGATAGCAGGAACTTCTTCGCAGTGCTCAAGTGGGGCCCTCCCGTATTGCTCCACCCACGCCCAGCGCCGAAACCAGCGGAAATGCGCCACCAGCACCAGTCAATACCCCATCAGGTAAGGTCTAACACTGCAAATGCTGAATGCACGCGGGAGACACTGATCttggttcccactggtcctttGAAGCcccttgaataccctggaatttgGGAACACTGTTTTTCGAGGCCTGAAAAATCCCCGGAATTTTCCAGGGTCCTTGAAAACCCTCGATTCTGGCATTATTTTCTTATTCTCGTAGAGCTGCTGGTGTTCCGTATACGGTACTTATACAGTTTTACGGAGTCAGAACTGCAGTTTCAAGGCAACAGGAGTTAGAACTCATTACAACAGGAATTGAGAGGAGAAGCACAAGTGAGAGAAATGAACGACGGCACCCTGTTATGTTGTATCCATCTGTTGTATTCATCAGCCTTCCTTTCTTTCAATCTGTcccacagtttttttttttcatctccaCATTGTAaagatgaaataaaattaaattgaattgaatttctATCACACacaaaatgggagaagtctagcattcgcaagtgaataaaataagtatttaaagagattgaaacatttatttcactGAAAAACAAGCCTTCAGACGGAGCCCGtctgaaagcttgtttttcaatGAAATAAATGTTTAAAtgtctttaaatacttattgaATTTCTATCCTATGATTACTATCGTGCAGTCCCTACGTATTCTCTCATATGTATTCTCTTGTGTGTGTCACCTGTGgcttataaatatttttgtggAACATTGAAGCCCCGATCATAAACAGTGTCTTACATCCCAGGCAAAATGACGGCTGAGCCTTAAAAGGTCCTCGAAAAATGTTCCTTACGTTGAGAAGGCCTCGGCGGAGGTAGATGAGCACACAAGGAGTCTCACAGATAGGGCCCGTGTTTTAGGGTGTAAacccagaagaaaaaaaaactggggACGAACGTTGCAAAGTACCAGTTCAGCCACCAATACAGGCACTGGAAAACACTATGCATTCGACATTCAACACAGCTGTTCCGCATCTTACGTCAATCTAAAATCTGAGAACGGCTCTTTTACTTTTATTTTCCATCCCAAAATGGCCCCTTTTGTGCCCGATATCACCCCGTATTTTATCGTgttacagctcctgaaataaaaacCGATTTTTACGCCCCCCGATTTTCAAAAAGACAGAAAACCCGAAAAACACAGGGTCGTACTCATAAACCGGCTTCTCACCAGCTCGCTTCCTCACACGTCTGTGTTCAACATGGCTGACGTCTTCCGACTTTTTCAGCAGGAGAATCTCAGTCAAGCACCGCATCCCCCGAATCATCGTCCCCTAGCCCAGGGACCCCCTCGTCCTCTTCTCCACCCCTCCCGGCGTGCCAGGCACCACGGGAGAAACGGCACTCGCTGTCTGCCCTCTCGTCCGGGGGTGCTCGCTCCCCACAGGCACCTCACAGACATTCTATGGAGATACTGAGCAACAGCGGGACGGACACCCCATCACCGCCTCAGGCATCACCTAGCAGGATTCCGGCTCCAAGTGCAAAGGTGCGCCAcaaactttaaaaaaaactcCAAAAACTACAAGGTGGCAAGTCGAGAAAAAGGAGCTTCAAAGAAGACCATGAGTATTTACTAAGAGGCTATGCTTACTTTGGAGGCTTGATAGATTGCAAGTTTTTTGAATTTGTTTGAATTTGGAGCTTATTaccatagagcctgaagttttcgggaaatatttttttttgaaattcgggggggtaaaaatcgggtaaataaacatgcacaCTAAATttgtgcgaattcgggtgggaaaacttccagtacgctaaattcggggagaaatcgggctcagctactcaaattaactgtagcggtttggtacaaacggtgatctAACTGCATttactgccaaacaagtaagttggtgcattcctacagacatcccagtgaggggaatttgccgggtaaaaatcaggtttcaccctaaagggtgaaccttcaatttggggggcaaattcggggaagaatcaggtaaaaccctaaaagTTTAGGCTCTGCTTATGACACATTgaagcactctgtctttcatgtctGTCAAATTATCTTTTGCGTGTGCCCCTATCGCAATACATAGTTTGATTACATAGACGGACAGATAACACCAACCAAAAAATCCACAAAACGGGtttcccgacgtttcggagcagACTTGGCTCCCTTTTTCGGGGGTGAATAAATTGAGCAGGAGCAGCTTCTTTTATACTCTAGGAGGCGAAATCTGGAACATTTTGTGGATCTTTTGGTTGGTGTTATCTGTTCGTCTATTTAGCTTCCCAACCAGACACACCTGCGTCAAACATGTTCACATCCATCATAGTTTGATTGCATTTGAAAAATCGGCTAACTTCGTTAATTGTGAATTGTATCACGTGTTCAGACGTCAACCGAAGGAGTGTCATCTTCGAGAGTCGTCCGTCGCCACAGCGGAAGGAGGGAACACGAGAACATCTCCGTGACGACACAGAGCTTACAGACTGCTCCTGCGTCCGAAATAAACCCAGCGCCTCTGGCACCTGTTCAGCAAGGGACTACACATGTTCCTGTTCCAAACCTGTGAGTATTGTTGtcagttgtgtgtgtgtgtgctttgttgGCTTTCTTTttaggcagaaaaaaaaaagttacacaAAGTGTAGCTAATTCAAACCGTCTTGGGTGTTTCTAAAGCGCCCTTCAGCCTTCCAGTTTGGCACCTCAACCCTTAAACCAGTATTCTCAAAGTTAGCAAATTAATTTTATCAAATTAACTAAGTAGGCACAAAGAAAGAAGTGCTGTAGGCCACAACACACGACTACTAACAACGTTGAGTTGGTTTCATTCATGTTGAGTGCCtcatcattttctttttctcttctttttttatccCTGTGCACAATGGCTGAAGCTCCCCGTGTGTACAAGTGATAAAGGATCTTTGGTGCATCGATTCCATTCTGGGGAGGGTGATATATTTGGGCTGTCTTAAATACTTTCAAGTCTTTCCTCGAGATAGCTCCATAACTGAGGCCAGTGGCTCGTTGCCTGAATTGCGCATTTGTTGTCTTCGCTCAGTTACTTGGCACTGTACAATTACAAGCCTCAGAAGGAAGACGAACTCGAACTCCGCAAGAACGAGTTGTACACTGTCACAGAAAAATGCCAAGACGGGTGGTTCAAAGGGACCTCTCTTCGGACGGGGCTCTCCGGGGTCTTCCCGGGGAATTACGTGCAGCCCACGAAGTAAGTCGCTGGACCCACTCACATTTAGAAGTTCTCAGGCTGGGTTTTTTTACCTCGAAATTGACCTCGTTCTGTCGGGACATCCAGGGCTGCTGGAAGCCAGTACCACCTAGGAGGCATTGCAGCAGCAGCCGTTCCGGTGTCCCGGATTCCCGCTCCAATGTCCCCGAGGCCACGCTCCACTGCACCTTTCGGACCAGGTCTTCCGCATGCATTGCAGCCAATGGATTCGTTTCAGAGGCCACCGTGTGGTGTGGATTGGGGGCTCGACCCGCAGAGACCTACTCAAAGGCCTCCGAACCCTACAGGGCCAAGCCCCATGGGTCACAAACCTCCAGTGAGTTCCCTCAGCGTTAATCGACGTCACAACTACGCACGATTACCGTTAGAGCCTcgagttttagggttttacgcGATTCttacccgaatttgcacccccgAACTGAAGGTTggccctttagggtgaaactcgATTTTTACTCGGCAAATTCCCCTCGCTGGGATGTCCGTACGAATGCACtgacttacttgtttggcagcaaatgcaattTGCAATTTGTACCGAT is a window encoding:
- the LOC135394896 gene encoding E3 ubiquitin-protein ligase SH3RF3-like isoform X1, whose protein sequence is MDEAFLTDLLECSVCLEQLDSTSKVLPCQHTFCKRCLDEIVNSHKELRCPECRILVDCRVEDLPLNILLIRLLEGIKNNPRLGGGGRSPGSGGVRQPSSPQAPPATNTAQPSPAGDQTLMGVRTLVKQLAPPLPCAKALYAYEAKDPGDLTFRKGEVIVLRKRIDQNWFHGELGGKQGFVPASYVQVVVPLPSHVPQCKALYDFRLGGGNPGGGGDNDEKDCLAFLKGDVITVIRRVDENWAEGKLNDRIGIFPISFVEMNAAGKALMKLSTNAQVGPSRIAPPTPSAETSGNAPPAPVNTPSAGESQSSTASPESSSPSPGTPSSSSPPLPACQAPREKRHSLSALSSGGARSPQAPHRHSMEILSNSGTDTPSPPQASPSRIPAPSAKTSTEGVSSSRVVRRHSGRREHENISVTTQSLQTAPASEINPAPLAPVQQGTTHVPVPNLYLALYNYKPQKEDELELRKNELYTVTEKCQDGWFKGTSLRTGLSGVFPGNYVQPTKAAGSQYHLGGIAAAAVPVSRIPAPMSPRPRSTAPFGPGLPHALQPMDSFQRPPCGVDWGLDPQRPTQRPPNPTGPSPMGHKPPMQVLAPKVAVSAVPSLEVGGGPTPAAPSGVPHMGNQWMLAYAASTWAPPSSSCTTPTRSPPQGLQTTTVLTCSPSSSGTAQRGDKVGDVRSVLCHQKERREKDKLSLMKRLTSKRRSRSPPPVANFSCDNPTFVDAAAMPQQGGGSAASLAVVHVRSGSCPSEVLGSQQASHKKSNSLDGNDTMKTRPKQPAPLVRERFRCIVPYPPNSEYELELKQGDIVYVHKKRDDGWYKGTLQRTGKTGLFPGSFVEGF
- the LOC135394896 gene encoding E3 ubiquitin-protein ligase SH3RF3-like isoform X2, encoding MDEAFLTDLLECSVCLEQLDSTSKVLPCQHTFCKRCLDEIVNSHKELRCPECRILVDCRVEDLPLNILLIRLLEGIKNNPRLGGGGRSPGSGGVRQPSSPQAPPATNTAQPSPAGDQTLMGVRTLVKQLAPPLPCAKALYAYEAKDPGDLTFRKGEVIVLRKRIDQNWFHGELGGKQGFVPASYVQVVVPLPSHVPQCKALYDFRLGGGNPGGGGDNDEKDCLAFLKGDVITVIRRVDENWAEGKLNDRIGIFPISFVEMNAAGKALMKLSTNAQVGPSRIAPPTPSAETSGNAPPAPVNTPSGESQSSTASPESSSPSPGTPSSSSPPLPACQAPREKRHSLSALSSGGARSPQAPHRHSMEILSNSGTDTPSPPQASPSRIPAPSAKTSTEGVSSSRVVRRHSGRREHENISVTTQSLQTAPASEINPAPLAPVQQGTTHVPVPNLYLALYNYKPQKEDELELRKNELYTVTEKCQDGWFKGTSLRTGLSGVFPGNYVQPTKAAGSQYHLGGIAAAAVPVSRIPAPMSPRPRSTAPFGPGLPHALQPMDSFQRPPCGVDWGLDPQRPTQRPPNPTGPSPMGHKPPMQVLAPKVAVSAVPSLEVGGGPTPAAPSGVPHMGNQWMLAYAASTWAPPSSSCTTPTRSPPQGLQTTTVLTCSPSSSGTAQRGDKVGDVRSVLCHQKERREKDKLSLMKRLTSKRRSRSPPPVANFSCDNPTFVDAAAMPQQGGGSAASLAVVHVRSGSCPSEVLGSQQASHKKSNSLDGNDTMKTRPKQPAPLVRERFRCIVPYPPNSEYELELKQGDIVYVHKKRDDGWYKGTLQRTGKTGLFPGSFVEGF